The Carassius carassius chromosome 32, fCarCar2.1, whole genome shotgun sequence DNA window CAGACTGCATGCCAGGCCAGCTTGTCAACATTCCTCTGCTCCAgctatgttttgtgtgtgtggtaaCACTTTTGTTgcagcatttttttattgttattttatctaTGCTCAAACCACGTTCATAGTGTTGGAATGTATTCTGTACATCCTGCTGTTTtgataaaataacaatttaaacttCCTTTTCCATGTTTTACTATTCTTATTTCCCTCCTTCTTCTAGCTGGGGCTATTCTGgacaatgttttaaaaacagtACTTCTGTGTTATTGCCTCCTTATAATAAATTGCTTGTTGGATTTTTCATTTCTCCTTTTGGATAaaggtgtctgctaaatgaataaatgcaaacgATCAGGTCATACCAGTCTTTCACACTACAGAGATAAAAATATCTTTGAAAAAATCTAAGGTTGATACACTACTCTAAAATATTGCTTATGTGGTGGTAAGATGTTCTTTTCAGTGGTTTTGTTCAGATTCACACACCACAAGCAAACAAAGCAGACTGGCATTAAATATTTGTGAATATAAAAaactgttattatattatattatattattgtatttaaatgtatgtatatgaatATTTTGACTGCTTTAGCAGTAGGTTATACTGAGTGATTGTAGGTCTGACGTTAATGTTGAATTTGGTGATGGCAATGCTTCCTCTGTTCTAGTTTGATGGGTATTTCAGGCTCAGTGGTCTTCATTCTTGCTCTTTTGCACAATCCCCTTCTCTTTCACATGGACACTCACTTGCCTGCCAGTTTCTCTCTGTCAGCCCCTCTCCTTCTCGTTGGTCACATTCTCTCTCGCCATTTCTTGCCTTTGCCTTTCCAAGCCCATCACATGGACACCATGTCTGccaattttctctctctttcagtctctCTCCCTCTTCATGCCTCGTTTGACTGGGGGAAGTAAACAGACCTTTCACCCACATGGGCTGTTTGATGTCATTATGTCACACCACTGTCACACCCCCTGTTCACCTGCTGCTTCTGGCTCAGGTCATTCTCAGAGGCAACATTGTTTCATTCCTGGCTGGGATGTTCCTCTGCATTTTTCACTTCGAATAACATTAACTTCCCCTGTGTTTTTAAAAACTATGGAAGCAAAGCACATGCATATTCATTTAGATGGGCTCTCGTCCACTTGATTTGCATTCTCTGAAATGAGAGTGATGTCCAAAATAACCCCCCAGCATTCGCCAACATCTATATTAGTGGGGGATAGAAGTGTGAGGGTCATTTGAGATGATGTTGTAGCAGAGAGCGTTCTGTTGCAGACAAGTCACCTGTGCAGCACCAGCTTACAGTGTTTTTATACTTGGAAGGTCAGATTGATCTGTGTGTACAAGGCTATTCGAGTTCAGATCTTTGTCCCTGACCTGCTCTAATTCTTCCAGTTTTCACTGGGGTCAGTCCAGTGAATGTCTGATGTAAGAGTCATCAGTAATGATGTACCAATGATTTGATAAGACTTTGCCCCTGCTGCTTATTAGTCTGTTTCTTACCTGCTAAGCATCCTAGAACAGCCATTTGCAGCCTCGTGGTTGTCTCCATGGTAACTGCCTGACTCTTCATTAGATGCTGCAGTGTTGCTTGGGGCAAGCAAGTCTCTGCTTCTCTTTAGCCGACCTGCTTGCAATGTTTGAATTAGCTTACTTGCTTTTACgaatttggggtcaataagattttttgtGATTAGTggctttgaaagaagtctcttatgcccaccaaggctacatttatttgttaaaaagtacaataaaaacagtaatattatgaaatattacttcaatttaaataagtgtttactattttaatatgtttttacatgtaatttattcctgtgatgcaaagctgattttttttagcatccattactccagtcttgagtaccacatgatctttcagaaatcactgtAATAAGCTgcttaagacacacacacacacacacatacatacatatatatatataattattattatttttttaatcaatgttgtGGAAGCCATGGCGCATTTTTTAGGAGTCAGTACAGAAAGTACAAAAAAGCATAATTCTTTGTGAGAGAAATATCTTTTGAATGGTTGTTTTTCCTATGTATAAACCCACCTTTCATTATTTATTGTGTACGTGAGGGTTCTTTAGAAGAGTTTATTTGCCAGTCCAGTTTATCGACTGTCTaatctttggaacacaacttaTGCAATCATGTTGATCAGTCTCTTTATCTCTTTCTAGCCTTTCCATGGTTTGGAATGGATATCGGTGGTAGTTTAGTAAAGCTTGTTTACTTCGAGCCAAAAGACATCACTGCAGAAGAGGAGCAGGAGGAGGTGGAGAATCTGAAGAGCATACGCAGGTACCTCACCTCCAACACAGCGTATGGCAAAACTGGTGTCCGTGATGTACACCTGGAATTACGCAACCTGACAACCTGCGGTCGCACAGGGAACCTGCACTTTATCCGCTTCCCCACCGCTGCCATGCACAGATTCATCCAGATGGGCAGAGATAAGCACTTCTCCAGCCTGCATACCACACTGTGTGCCACTGGTGGCGGGGCATACAAGTTTGAGAGTGATTTCAGAACGGTAAGGAGATGTACCACAGCATGGCATTCAAACTGAATTGACAGTAAAATCAAATGGTTAATATACAGCGGTGTGGAGTAGTATTTTGGACCAATGAGAAGTGTGTATGtctttgtatataaataaatactaaatactatactctttttatttatttagatttagatttagatttagatttagatttaaatttattgctttttttattgtgtttaggACAACAGTGTTACTTTTAAACTGACCTGTAAAAAATAGGTCTTGGTTTGGTAATAAAGTCCAAACTGCTCAATGGAAAGGCtatgcatttttttcattaataaaagtaTGTTCAAGAAAAAAATCTGGAAATATGTTTAAGGGAATGAAACTTGTACATTCAGAGCAATGAGTAGTCATGaatccttctttttttttctttgtagatGGCAGACCTAGAGCTGCTGAAGTTGGATGAGCTTGATTGCTTAATCCAGGGGCTGCTGTACATAGACTCGGTCGGTTTTAACGGTCATCCTGAGTGCTATTACTTTGAGAACCCCTCCGACACACAGAACTGCATCAAGAGACCCTGTTGTCTTGACAACCTTTTTCCCATGTTGCTGGTCAACATTGGCTCAGGCGTCAGCATTCTGGCAGTCTATGCAAAAGATGATTACAAAAGAGTGACGGGCACCAGGTCAGCACAGCTGAGTACTTTGAACCATACAGAAGAAACCTACAAATA harbors:
- the LOC132112665 gene encoding pantothenate kinase 1-like isoform X2, giving the protein MKLKCSSKPAFPWFGMDIGGSLVKLVYFEPKDITAEEEQEEVENLKSIRRYLTSNTAYGKTGVRDVHLELRNLTTCGRTGNLHFIRFPTAAMHRFIQMGRDKHFSSLHTTLCATGGGAYKFESDFRTMADLELLKLDELDCLIQGLLYIDSVGFNGHPECYYFENPSDTQNCIKRPCCLDNLFPMLLVNIGSGVSILAVYAKDDYKRVTGTSLGGGTFLGLCCLLTGCETFEEALEMASKGDSSNVDKLVKDIYGGDYQRFGLQGSAVASSFGHMMSKEKRESISKEDLARATLVTITNNIGSIARMCAVNEKIERVVFVGNFLRINTVSTKLLAYAMDFWSKGQLRALFLEHEGYFGAVGAFLELLKSSDDA